Genomic segment of bacterium:
TCGTCGGCAATGGCGAGTCCGACGGCAAGACCAGCGTTATCTCGTAGCTCATACGCCTCGCTCCGCTCCATGTAGCACCTCCCCTAGTACGGCGGCTCTTCCCCCGCCGCTATGTCCGCAAACTCTCCCCATTCGGCTATAAAGCGCACCATCATGTCGCCTAGCGGCCCTTCCTTCTGCTTCGCTAGGATCAGCCGGACCCGCCCTTTCACCTCGTCGGGAACCTGGTCGGGCTTGATGCCCTTCTGCAACGCCACCCGCTCCGGGCTATGCACGAATAGCACCGCGTCGGCGTCCTGCTCGATCGCGCCCGAATCCCGCAGGTCTGCCAGCGTCGGCACGTTCCCATCCCGCGATTCCACGGCGCGGTTCAGTTGCGATACCACGTACAACACTAGGCCCTGCTCGATTGCCAGCACCTTCAGCGAGCGGGATATGGCCGCGATCGCGTCGTTTGTGCTGTTGGCTTTGGGCCGGTCTATCAGTTGCAGATAGTCCACAAAGACGGCCTTAAGGTCATGCTGCATCTTGAGGCGCGACACCTCGGCGTAAATCTCGGCCACGGTCGGCGCGGCATTGTACGAGATGTAAATCGGCAGGCCCGTTAATCCAGCCAGCGCCGCATATAGCTCCCGCTCCTGATCGTGGCTTATGCGCCCAGTCCGCACCGCTTGGCTCGGAACGTGCGCCCGTCGGCAGGCCATCCGCAACATGAGCGATTGCACCGTCGTCTCTAGCGAGAATATCGCCACCGGATACCCGCGCATGGCCAGGTGTTCCGCTTCCTGGAGGGCAAATGCCGTCTTGCCGTGCGAGGGCCGCCCGCCGATCACCACCACGCCGGGCGTGAAGCCCCCCGTCAGGTTGGTCAGCGCCGGGATGCTGGACGGCAAGCCCCACACGGTCCCTGGGTGCGCCACGCGATCCGCGATGAACTCCTGGAGGTCGCTGGCAGGCTGGGCGATGTGCTGCATGGTCACACGCTGGCGATCCAGTACGCCGCGCATCTCGGTCATCACTGCCCCCAGCACGTCCGGGCCGTCTATGTCCTCGTTTGCCGCCAGTTCCGTTACCCGCGCCCCATAGCGCAATAGCTCCCGCCGCGTGGCAAGCTCCTGAACGATCCGCGCATAGGACTCGACATAGATGCTCGTCGGCGTCCCGGCCACTAGCCCCGCCAGCTTGTCGGCCTGCCTCCCCTGGCCGCGCATAGATAGGTAGTTGCCCAGCATCACCGCATCTATCGCGTGGCCGTCATCGAATATCTCGCACATGGCCTGGTAGATC
This window contains:
- a CDS encoding replicative DNA helicase translates to MAVRNRIDPRGLLANEDAEAAVLGSILMDAGALVIARQHLQASDFWLPDHAAIYQAMCEIFDDGHAIDAVMLGNYLSMRGQGRQADKLAGLVAGTPTSIYVESYARIVQELATRRELLRYGARVTELAANEDIDGPDVLGAVMTEMRGVLDRQRVTMQHIAQPASDLQEFIADRVAHPGTVWGLPSSIPALTNLTGGFTPGVVVIGGRPSHGKTAFALQEAEHLAMRGYPVAIFSLETTVQSLMLRMACRRAHVPSQAVRTGRISHDQERELYAALAGLTGLPIYISYNAAPTVAEIYAEVSRLKMQHDLKAVFVDYLQLIDRPKANSTNDAIAAISRSLKVLAIEQGLVLYVVSQLNRAVESRDGNVPTLADLRDSGAIEQDADAVLFVHSPERVALQKGIKPDQVPDEVKGRVRLILAKQKEGPLGDMMVRFIAEWGEFADIAAGEEPPY